A portion of the Cellulophaga algicola DSM 14237 genome contains these proteins:
- a CDS encoding SDR family oxidoreductase: MKLEHKSIIITGSSRGIGKEIAVLLAKNGAKVVVNYTRSKDAAEETIAEINKNGGTAIALQADVSKKEEVIRLFDETIRAFGKVDVLINNAGIMTNKPFKDFSQDDFTSQFDVNVRGVFNTMQEAYAKLTDNGIIINFSSSTTKLMLPSYGIYAATKAAVEQMTRVFSKEVGRGISVNAIAPGPTKTELFLEGKSEEFIAKLKGMNAFGRLADPIDIAKIVLFLASDDSKWISGQVIGANGAMI, encoded by the coding sequence ATGAAATTAGAACATAAATCCATCATCATCACTGGGTCATCTAGAGGTATTGGAAAAGAAATAGCGGTACTCTTAGCCAAGAATGGCGCTAAAGTTGTTGTTAATTATACGCGTAGTAAGGATGCTGCAGAAGAAACTATTGCAGAGATAAACAAAAATGGAGGTACTGCTATTGCCTTGCAAGCAGATGTTAGTAAAAAGGAAGAAGTGATTCGTTTGTTTGACGAAACTATTAGGGCTTTTGGAAAGGTTGATGTATTGATTAATAACGCTGGTATTATGACCAATAAGCCTTTTAAAGACTTTAGTCAAGATGATTTTACTTCCCAGTTTGATGTAAATGTTCGAGGTGTTTTTAATACGATGCAAGAAGCATATGCAAAGCTAACAGATAATGGTATTATTATAAATTTTTCCTCGAGTACTACAAAACTGATGCTTCCTAGTTACGGTATTTACGCTGCTACTAAAGCTGCGGTAGAACAGATGACCCGTGTTTTTTCTAAAGAAGTAGGTAGAGGCATCTCTGTAAATGCCATAGCTCCTGGTCCAACAAAAACAGAATTATTTTTAGAAGGAAAATCTGAAGAATTCATTGCTAAACTTAAAGGCATGAATGCTTTTGGTAGGCTAGCAGACCCTATCGATATTGCTAAAATTGTGTTGTTTTTAGCTAGTGATGATTCTAAATGGATTTCTGGCCAAGTAATAGGCGCCAATGGCGCTATGATTTAA
- a CDS encoding TonB-dependent receptor plug domain-containing protein, translated as MNKQFLSLCAIALAYTSAAAQEQPNDSMKLQKLDEVVISDSRFELKRENSGKTVIKITSEELLQSQGKTVAEIINTKSGIEINGSRGRDGAVLGVSARGGRGKQVLVVIDGVRVSNPSSPSSEYDLRLLATANIESIEIIKGAASTLYGTNAATAVINITTKKASDKAISGNFQTSLGTQQTADDQNYNLSTFSNSALVSGTLNKFDYAVGFSNRYSNGLSAFVNSADEKDFFSEYNTDIKIGYKFSDKFNVRVYGNQTKISTAYDESFGTVADPRYKNNQERVGLSSSFLYNENGSVNINAAYSNYDAEDMGSYPGAFKGNNYTVDVYNKYNFNDTFYTILGVNYIQDESEFSELKKITITDPYANLVYISPFGLNINAGARYNNNSEYGSHVVYNINPSYSYKLDNGYVKVLSSYATSYITPSLSQLFGFFGANPELNPEENSTIEGGVEYANDKVRLSAVYFNRDENETIIYGSEGYENIEGFIKAQGVEVELDWNLCENLTWNANYTFTERKGDNAIRIPKHKVNTSFNYQISDATFASLSYAYTGDRSDTDFSTFSDVSLDPFSLVNFYVSHQLINNKLRIFANAQNLLNEEFVETVGYTTLGRNFSLGLNLNL; from the coding sequence ATGAACAAACAATTTTTAAGTTTATGTGCTATTGCTTTAGCATATACAAGTGCAGCTGCTCAAGAACAGCCAAACGATTCGATGAAACTTCAAAAGTTAGATGAAGTTGTAATTAGTGACTCACGCTTTGAGTTAAAACGTGAGAACTCAGGAAAGACAGTTATTAAAATAACTTCAGAAGAATTACTTCAAAGCCAAGGTAAAACTGTAGCAGAAATTATCAATACTAAAAGTGGTATTGAAATTAATGGTAGTAGAGGTAGAGACGGAGCCGTTCTAGGTGTTTCTGCTAGAGGTGGTCGTGGTAAACAAGTTTTAGTTGTTATAGATGGTGTTCGCGTATCAAACCCTTCTTCCCCTTCTTCCGAGTATGATTTAAGGTTATTAGCAACAGCAAATATAGAATCTATTGAAATTATTAAAGGCGCAGCAAGTACACTTTATGGTACCAATGCTGCTACTGCAGTAATCAATATAACTACAAAGAAAGCATCAGACAAAGCTATCTCTGGTAACTTTCAAACAAGTTTAGGTACACAGCAAACAGCAGATGACCAAAATTACAATCTGTCTACATTTTCAAATAGTGCCTTGGTTAGTGGAACTTTAAATAAGTTTGATTATGCCGTAGGTTTTTCTAATCGCTATTCAAACGGACTTTCTGCTTTTGTAAATTCTGCGGATGAAAAAGATTTCTTTTCAGAGTATAATACAGATATAAAAATTGGATACAAGTTTTCTGATAAGTTTAATGTGCGTGTTTATGGTAATCAGACCAAAATAAGTACAGCGTATGATGAGTCTTTCGGAACCGTTGCAGATCCTAGGTATAAAAATAATCAAGAAAGAGTAGGGCTGTCTTCTTCATTCCTATATAACGAAAATGGTTCTGTGAATATAAATGCTGCCTATTCTAATTATGATGCAGAAGACATGGGGTCTTACCCTGGAGCATTTAAAGGAAATAATTATACAGTAGATGTGTATAACAAGTATAATTTTAACGATACATTTTATACTATTTTAGGAGTAAATTATATTCAAGATGAATCTGAGTTTTCAGAACTTAAAAAAATAACGATTACAGATCCTTATGCTAATCTTGTTTATATTTCTCCTTTCGGTTTAAATATAAATGCAGGAGCTCGTTATAATAACAATTCGGAATATGGTTCTCATGTAGTGTATAACATAAACCCATCGTACAGTTATAAATTGGATAATGGATATGTCAAAGTATTATCTTCGTATGCAACATCGTACATTACACCATCACTTAGTCAGTTATTTGGTTTTTTTGGTGCTAATCCGGAGTTAAATCCAGAAGAGAATTCTACCATTGAAGGTGGTGTAGAATATGCCAATGATAAAGTAAGATTGAGTGCCGTGTATTTTAATAGAGATGAAAATGAAACTATTATTTACGGAAGTGAAGGGTACGAAAATATAGAGGGTTTCATAAAAGCACAAGGGGTAGAGGTTGAGTTGGATTGGAACTTATGTGAAAATTTAACTTGGAATGCTAATTACACTTTTACAGAACGTAAGGGAGATAACGCAATACGTATTCCAAAGCATAAAGTAAATACATCATTTAACTATCAAATTTCTGATGCAACTTTTGCTTCGTTAAGTTATGCGTATACAGGAGATCGTTCAGATACAGATTTTAGTACTTTTTCTGATGTTAGTTTAGATCCATTTTCTTTGGTGAATTTTTATGTAAGCCATCAACTTATAAATAATAAATTGAGAATTTTTGCAAATGCTCAAAACTTATTGAACGAAGAATTTGTTGAAACAGTAGGATATACTACTTTGGGTAGAAACTTTAGTTTAGGACTTAATTTGAATTTATAG
- a CDS encoding ABC transporter ATP-binding protein yields the protein MSFSLNQGELGAIVGINGVGKSTLLRTIGSVQKSLSGEIHIDNLVLSDYSSLDLATKISLVLTEPIASKNLTVLELIALGRQPYTNWLGTLTETDKAKTKEAILLVEIEALQHKKCYELSDGQLQRVMIARALAQDTQIILLDEPTSHLDLYHKVQILKLLKSIAHQTQKTILFTTHEIEVALQLCDKMLLLRKEESYFDTPEALIQGKHFEKLFPSNMIQFDATTGSFKIV from the coding sequence ATCTCCTTTTCCTTAAACCAAGGAGAATTAGGAGCTATTGTTGGTATCAATGGCGTAGGAAAATCTACCTTATTGCGCACCATTGGTTCGGTACAAAAATCACTCTCAGGAGAAATTCATATCGATAATTTAGTACTCTCTGACTATTCCTCTTTAGATTTAGCTACTAAGATTAGCCTTGTATTAACAGAACCCATCGCCTCAAAAAATTTAACGGTTTTAGAACTCATCGCTTTAGGCAGGCAACCATATACCAATTGGCTAGGCACCCTAACCGAAACGGATAAAGCTAAAACAAAAGAAGCAATTCTATTAGTAGAAATAGAAGCATTACAACACAAAAAGTGTTATGAATTAAGTGATGGCCAATTACAACGGGTCATGATTGCCCGTGCATTAGCACAAGACACTCAAATAATTCTATTAGACGAACCTACTTCTCATTTAGATTTGTACCACAAAGTGCAAATACTAAAGCTCCTTAAAAGTATAGCACACCAAACGCAAAAGACCATACTGTTTACTACGCATGAAATTGAAGTTGCGTTGCAACTATGCGATAAAATGCTTTTACTCCGTAAAGAAGAAAGTTATTTTGACACGCCAGAGGCTTTAATTCAAGGAAAGCATTTTGAAAAGTTATTCCCTTCAAACATGATTCAGTTTGATGCTACTACGGGAAGCTTTAAAATAGTATAA
- a CDS encoding ABC transporter substrate-binding protein, translated as MKYFFLFISILLFSCKEETKKIPDFVEKIIPSTDILYAKGFSVEKQPSGVTIIKITSPWPNAEAVFTYALIPKEKAASMTLNRDEYDAIVTVPIENIVVTSTTHIPVLEALGVENTLVGFPDTQYISSNKTRALIAKGQIKELGQNETINTELLLELQPNLVVGFSIHNENKMYETIQRANIPVVYNGDWTEETPLGKAEWIKFFAPFYGLEKKADSIFQDITNNYLAAKELAAKATNRPTVISGAIYNDVWYLPGGKSWASKFIEDANAAYMFKDTEETGSLSLSWESVLEKGKKANFWISPSQFTSYKDMTANSQHYGQFDAFKKKKVYSFAGTTGETGGLLYYELAPNRPDLVLKDLIHIFHPDLLPNYIPTFFKPLD; from the coding sequence ATGAAATACTTTTTTCTATTTATATCTATTCTACTCTTTTCCTGTAAAGAGGAAACAAAAAAAATACCTGATTTTGTAGAAAAAATAATTCCAAGCACTGATATATTATATGCCAAAGGATTTTCTGTAGAAAAACAACCCAGTGGAGTAACCATAATCAAAATTACATCGCCTTGGCCAAATGCAGAAGCTGTTTTCACATACGCTTTAATCCCAAAAGAAAAAGCGGCATCTATGACTTTAAACAGAGATGAATATGATGCTATTGTCACCGTTCCTATAGAGAATATTGTGGTAACGTCTACCACTCACATTCCTGTTTTAGAGGCCTTAGGGGTTGAAAACACCTTAGTAGGTTTCCCTGATACTCAATATATTTCATCAAATAAAACCAGAGCATTAATTGCGAAAGGGCAGATTAAAGAATTAGGTCAGAATGAAACCATAAATACAGAACTCCTTTTAGAATTACAACCAAACTTAGTCGTTGGCTTTAGTATTCATAATGAAAATAAAATGTACGAAACCATTCAACGTGCTAATATTCCTGTGGTGTATAATGGTGATTGGACCGAAGAAACACCCTTAGGGAAAGCAGAATGGATTAAATTTTTCGCCCCTTTTTATGGTTTAGAAAAGAAAGCAGATTCTATTTTTCAAGACATTACAAACAATTATTTAGCGGCAAAAGAATTAGCAGCAAAAGCTACAAATAGACCTACTGTAATAAGCGGTGCAATTTACAATGATGTTTGGTATTTACCTGGTGGAAAAAGCTGGGCTTCCAAATTTATTGAAGATGCCAATGCTGCTTATATGTTTAAAGACACGGAAGAAACAGGTAGTTTATCTTTGAGTTGGGAAAGTGTTTTGGAAAAAGGAAAAAAAGCTAATTTCTGGATTTCTCCTTCTCAATTTACTTCGTATAAAGATATGACAGCGAACAGTCAACATTACGGACAGTTTGATGCTTTTAAAAAGAAAAAAGTGTACTCTTTTGCAGGTACTACTGGTGAAACTGGCGGACTTTTATATTATGAATTAGCACCAAATAGACCCGATCTAGTTCTTAAAGATTTAATTCATATATTTCACCCAGATCTATTGCCAAACTATATTCCAACTTTTTTTAAACCATTAGATTAA
- a CDS encoding TraQ conjugal transfer family protein: MLLVSLCFSCTKEVKLFTEVEFELVTSHTNQGYLNELLTTTIEVIPEEVLEEISYGFTYSITKGEGYLVTANGVLLAENSKMSLNPLATSLSYVGTSAGDHEVQIIASDNYGIEKE; this comes from the coding sequence ATGCTTCTAGTGAGCCTATGCTTTTCGTGTACCAAGGAAGTAAAGTTATTTACAGAGGTAGAATTTGAATTGGTCACCTCACATACCAATCAAGGATATTTAAATGAATTACTGACTACAACGATAGAAGTAATACCAGAAGAGGTATTAGAAGAGATAAGCTATGGTTTTACGTATAGCATTACCAAGGGAGAAGGATATTTAGTAACTGCTAATGGAGTTCTACTCGCTGAGAATTCTAAAATGAGCCTAAATCCACTCGCCACAAGCCTATCGTACGTAGGTACAAGTGCGGGCGACCATGAAGTGCAAATTATAGCATCAGATAATTATGGAATAGAAAAAGAATAA
- the rmuC gene encoding DNA recombination protein RmuC — MNEYIIYLLIGSVGIAIGFFLGNYIQKLKTTSSQSALVAREEQLHISITSLEEKLMKAEETTAEIRALSDLDKNELRNEKEVLGNQITRYQADLENLQRKHTEQKEEVEKLQEKFTKEFENLANKILDEKSSKFTEQNRENIKNILNPLQEKILLFEKKVDDSQKESVGMHSALKEQLATLQLQNLKITQEAENLTKALKGDSKMQGNWGELVLERVLEKSGLEKDREYSVQQSFTREDGSRVLPDVIINLPDGKKMIVDSKVSLTDYERYVNAEDGLKEKFLKDHINSLRRHVDQLSAKKYEDLYAMESPDFVLLFVPIEPAFAVAINNDNTLYNKAFEQNIIIVTPSTLLATLRTIDSMWNNEKQQRNALEIARQAGALYDKFEGFVSDLMKVGKKMDEAKVEYRGAMNKLVDGRGNIVTSIQKLKKMGAKAKKSIPDSLLKRAHDDINEEEENGSIEESKVNL, encoded by the coding sequence ATGAACGAGTACATCATCTATTTACTTATTGGTAGTGTAGGTATCGCTATAGGATTCTTTTTAGGAAACTATATTCAAAAGCTTAAGACTACCTCTTCACAAAGTGCTTTGGTAGCACGTGAAGAACAGTTGCATATCAGCATTACTTCTTTAGAAGAAAAACTGATGAAAGCAGAAGAAACTACTGCTGAAATACGTGCTTTATCCGATTTGGATAAAAATGAACTTCGCAATGAAAAAGAAGTGTTGGGAAATCAAATTACCCGATACCAAGCAGACTTAGAAAACCTTCAACGTAAACATACAGAACAAAAAGAAGAAGTAGAAAAACTTCAAGAAAAATTTACCAAAGAATTTGAAAATCTTGCGAATAAAATTCTAGATGAAAAAAGCAGCAAGTTTACGGAACAAAACAGAGAGAATATCAAAAATATTCTGAATCCACTACAAGAAAAAATACTCCTGTTTGAAAAAAAGGTAGATGATAGCCAAAAAGAAAGTGTAGGCATGCATTCTGCACTTAAAGAGCAATTAGCAACGCTACAATTACAAAATTTAAAAATTACCCAAGAGGCAGAAAACCTTACGAAAGCTTTAAAAGGCGATAGTAAAATGCAAGGAAATTGGGGGGAACTGGTTTTAGAACGTGTGCTTGAAAAATCTGGCCTCGAAAAAGATAGGGAGTATTCTGTACAGCAAAGTTTTACCCGAGAAGATGGTTCCAGAGTTTTACCAGATGTAATTATTAACCTACCGGATGGTAAAAAGATGATTGTAGATTCTAAGGTATCCTTGACTGATTATGAACGTTATGTAAATGCTGAAGATGGTTTAAAAGAGAAGTTCTTAAAAGACCATATCAATTCTCTTCGCCGTCATGTAGACCAATTATCTGCTAAAAAATATGAAGATCTATATGCAATGGAAAGTCCAGATTTTGTTTTGCTTTTTGTTCCTATAGAACCTGCTTTTGCTGTCGCCATTAACAATGACAACACGTTATACAACAAAGCTTTTGAGCAGAATATTATCATCGTAACACCTTCTACCCTTTTGGCTACATTACGTACTATTGATAGCATGTGGAATAATGAAAAACAACAACGTAACGCCTTAGAGATTGCAAGACAAGCGGGTGCGCTTTATGATAAGTTTGAAGGTTTTGTGAGCGATTTAATGAAGGTTGGTAAAAAAATGGACGAAGCTAAAGTAGAATATCGTGGTGCTATGAATAAATTGGTTGATGGCCGCGGTAATATTGTAACTAGTATTCAGAAACTAAAGAAAATGGGCGCTAAAGCCAAAAAGTCTATTCCTGATTCTTTATTAAAAAGAGCGCATGATGATATTAATGAGGAAGAAGAAAACGGAAGTATTGAGGAATCTAAGGTCAATTTGTAA
- a CDS encoding acyl-CoA thioesterase translates to MKEYKTSKESRVSITELMLPAHSNFGGKVHGGHILNLMDQIAFACASKHSRSYCVTASVNKVDFLNPIEVGELVTLKASINFTGRTSMVVGVRVESENIRTGKKKHCNSSYFTMVAKDLEGKSIPIPGLIVDSIESVRRFSRSIQRKSESSSRTSRFDSANFKVDDYIAHLEGENMKLDL, encoded by the coding sequence ATGAAAGAATATAAAACATCTAAAGAATCAAGAGTATCTATAACAGAATTAATGCTGCCTGCGCACTCTAATTTTGGCGGTAAAGTTCATGGAGGGCACATTTTAAACCTAATGGATCAGATTGCCTTTGCTTGCGCCTCTAAACATTCTAGAAGCTATTGCGTTACAGCATCTGTAAATAAAGTAGATTTTTTAAACCCTATTGAAGTTGGTGAATTGGTGACCTTAAAAGCATCGATAAATTTTACAGGTAGAACCTCAATGGTTGTTGGTGTTAGAGTAGAATCTGAAAATATTAGAACAGGTAAAAAGAAACATTGCAACTCTTCTTATTTTACCATGGTTGCCAAAGATCTTGAAGGTAAAAGTATTCCAATACCAGGGTTAATTGTAGACTCAATTGAAAGTGTACGTAGATTTTCTCGAAGCATCCAAAGAAAATCAGAATCCTCATCAAGAACAAGTCGTTTTGATTCTGCTAACTTTAAAGTTGATGATTATATAGCACACTTAGAAGGTGAGAACATGAAGTTGGATTTATAA
- a CDS encoding FecCD family ABC transporter permease, whose amino-acid sequence MLLVLILCVFFVINISLGSVHIPLKSTFHTLFGGADVRESWDYIIWNYRVPKAITAILVGGGLSLSGLLMQTLFRNPLAGPFVLGISSGASLGAALLIMGAGLFSTLFSISLFNDVSLAIASSLGSFLVLLAVLSVAMKIKDTMSLLIIGLMFGSITGALVSVLSYFTTSEQLQQYIYWSFGSLGDLSWPQLALLTGITSIGVLLSVFSIKSLNAFLLGENYARSLGVSLKKSRFIIIIATGLLAGGITAFAGPIAFIGLAVPHLTRQIFNTTDHKILVPAVLVYGAILMLICDSIAQLPLSASVLPINAITSLVGAPVVVWLLVRKRKMIF is encoded by the coding sequence TTGCTATTAGTACTAATTTTGTGCGTCTTTTTTGTAATAAATATAAGTTTAGGTTCAGTACATATTCCTTTAAAAAGCACCTTCCATACACTTTTTGGTGGTGCAGATGTACGTGAATCATGGGATTACATTATTTGGAACTATAGAGTCCCAAAAGCAATTACGGCAATACTTGTTGGTGGAGGCCTGTCCTTAAGCGGCTTGTTAATGCAAACGCTTTTCCGTAACCCTTTAGCAGGACCTTTTGTCTTAGGAATAAGTTCTGGCGCTAGTTTGGGGGCTGCGCTATTGATTATGGGAGCTGGGTTATTTTCAACACTTTTCAGTATTTCCCTTTTTAATGATGTTTCTTTAGCCATTGCCTCTAGTTTAGGAAGCTTTCTAGTATTGCTCGCTGTACTGTCTGTTGCCATGAAAATAAAAGACACCATGTCATTACTTATTATAGGGCTTATGTTTGGGAGTATAACTGGTGCGCTAGTTAGTGTTCTCTCCTACTTTACTACTTCAGAACAATTACAACAATATATCTATTGGAGTTTTGGAAGTTTAGGAGATTTATCATGGCCACAATTAGCGCTACTTACTGGGATTACCAGTATTGGTGTACTGCTAAGTGTCTTCTCTATTAAATCTTTGAATGCCTTTTTATTAGGCGAAAATTATGCAAGAAGCCTTGGAGTTAGTCTAAAAAAATCTAGATTCATTATTATCATTGCTACTGGGTTATTAGCCGGAGGTATTACAGCCTTTGCAGGACCTATTGCTTTTATCGGTTTAGCAGTGCCCCATTTAACCCGACAAATATTTAATACCACAGATCATAAAATACTTGTACCCGCTGTGTTAGTCTATGGCGCAATTTTAATGTTAATTTGTGATAGTATTGCGCAATTACCATTATCAGCAAGTGTATTACCTATAAATGCCATTACAAGCTTAGTAGGCGCTCCTGTTGTGGTATGGTTGTTAGTTAGAAAACGTAAAATGATTTTTTAA
- a CDS encoding S41 family peptidase has product MKKFLLLFLGLGLFTISCSDKDDEPSEVVTIELNSEVNDFVWKAMNYWYYWQPEQVVLADDRFATTDEFYSFLNGYNAPEDLYDAVKSPQDRFSFISDDYDNLISALGGTSTTTGIEFTLTRLPSDNGNGVLGTVRYVWANSDAATKGIKRGDIFYGVNGTELFADTNSDGAITSSNLDLLNASTFTLNFGIIENELFTPNNVNIEVNRLEITENPILIAKTLEVNATKIGYIMYNGFTSNNEDIIDDAFAKIKTEGATELVIDLRYNPGGATGVANRIAARITGQFAGQPFIEYIYNSKRNERFGTTDPFESDYENTPLTSLGLTKVYVITTGDTASASELLINNLKPYITVVQVGETTVGKNEFSITLLDNTAQTSNGYPPYAYYAQNVGLDGVNPNHKYALQPICGTYANADGFNDFASGLQPDIAIDETLGNLGQLGDLEEPLLAKAIEDITGVTSKSLKSVVPESMKTEFVGSSLRLKKYNNMVLIRDFN; this is encoded by the coding sequence ATGAAAAAGTTTCTCCTTTTGTTTTTAGGCTTAGGCCTATTTACTATTTCCTGTTCTGATAAAGATGATGAACCTTCTGAAGTAGTTACGATAGAATTGAATAGTGAGGTGAATGATTTTGTTTGGAAAGCAATGAATTATTGGTATTATTGGCAACCTGAACAAGTAGTACTTGCTGACGATAGATTTGCTACGACTGATGAGTTTTATAGCTTTTTAAATGGATATAACGCTCCAGAAGATTTGTATGATGCTGTAAAATCACCGCAGGATAGGTTTAGCTTTATTTCGGACGATTATGATAATTTAATTAGCGCCTTAGGAGGGACCTCTACCACTACTGGAATTGAATTTACATTAACAAGGCTCCCTTCTGATAATGGAAACGGAGTATTAGGAACAGTTCGCTATGTTTGGGCCAATTCTGATGCTGCAACCAAAGGCATTAAAAGAGGTGATATTTTCTACGGCGTAAACGGCACAGAACTATTTGCTGATACAAATTCTGATGGCGCTATAACGTCCAGTAATTTAGATTTACTAAATGCTAGTACATTTACTTTAAACTTTGGAATCATAGAAAATGAACTATTTACACCAAATAATGTAAATATAGAAGTGAATCGCTTAGAAATTACAGAAAACCCTATTTTGATAGCTAAAACTTTAGAGGTAAATGCCACAAAAATTGGCTATATAATGTATAATGGTTTCACTAGCAATAATGAAGATATTATTGATGATGCGTTTGCTAAAATAAAAACTGAAGGCGCAACGGAATTGGTTATAGATCTTAGATACAATCCTGGAGGAGCAACAGGAGTAGCTAATAGAATAGCGGCCAGAATTACAGGGCAATTTGCAGGACAACCTTTTATTGAATACATCTATAATTCTAAAAGAAATGAAAGATTTGGAACTACAGATCCTTTTGAATCTGATTATGAAAATACTCCATTAACAAGTTTAGGTCTAACGAAGGTATATGTTATCACTACTGGTGATACCGCTTCTGCTAGTGAGTTGCTAATTAATAATTTAAAGCCATACATTACCGTAGTTCAGGTGGGTGAAACCACCGTTGGTAAAAATGAATTTTCTATAACACTTTTAGATAATACAGCACAAACATCAAATGGTTATCCTCCATATGCATATTATGCCCAAAATGTTGGTTTAGATGGCGTAAATCCTAATCACAAATATGCATTACAACCTATATGTGGTACGTATGCAAATGCAGATGGATTTAATGATTTTGCATCTGGTCTACAACCAGATATTGCTATAGATGAAACCTTAGGAAACTTAGGTCAGTTAGGTGATCTAGAAGAGCCTTTACTAGCCAAAGCAATAGAAGATATTACTGGAGTTACAAGTAAGAGTTTAAAAAGTGTTGTTCCTGAAAGTATGAAAACTGAATTTGTCGGTAGTTCTTTAAGGCTAAAAAAATATAATAATATGGTGTTGATCCGAGATTTTAATTAA
- a CDS encoding DUF5011 domain-containing protein encodes MLFAIAEVSVLWTATSTATQLELGKIGAIVINFEIDHTESGISFMRNYQLEVGQGELKDNDTENNLVLNEDIQIAPGTYTVNFTPSTLGIVPINFVLIDSSNQERNVVISFEVVDDIIDTTAPTLTILGNNPMDVFLGTAYQDGGATALDDIDGDISSEIVADVSLVDTTVEDTYEVTYTVSDDDGNTTTASRMVNVVRDPNGNQPPTANAITRTSTNTEASIFSVLEATSDPESDPIALMSLGSVIPAEAGTVSFTGSTISFSPAAGYVGTAEFTYTINDGRVWNEATGTVVLTITQGNRPPVAVAELLTDYDPTTLTRSFSGVGSSDPDGDTLTYQWGFRDFANPISGAFGDNTSWPFTSAGTYQVTLTVFDGNGEQDSDTIEVVVDEASNIIFSDGKIILSLYKTDYGSLKIQGVVSVVNNPTSFIIEAKDLLMSSIFTINGQEYSVSTTFSNPNSFITTPIFPIGDYTYEFEIFNHISGGVSEVNGTVSENN; translated from the coding sequence TTGTTGTTTGCTATCGCTGAGGTTTCTGTGCTTTGGACGGCTACCAGTACCGCTACACAGTTAGAACTCGGTAAAATAGGGGCTATTGTTATCAATTTTGAAATAGACCATACTGAAAGCGGGATTAGCTTTATGCGAAATTACCAGTTAGAGGTTGGCCAAGGAGAATTAAAAGATAATGATACGGAAAATAACCTTGTTTTAAATGAGGATATTCAAATAGCGCCGGGAACTTATACGGTAAATTTTACACCGAGTACTTTAGGGATAGTACCTATAAATTTTGTTTTAATTGACAGTAGCAATCAAGAACGTAATGTTGTAATAAGCTTCGAGGTTGTTGACGATATTATTGATACTACCGCGCCAACGCTTACAATTTTAGGAAATAATCCTATGGACGTGTTTTTAGGAACAGCGTATCAAGATGGGGGAGCAACGGCTTTAGACGATATTGATGGAGATATAAGCTCTGAAATCGTGGCTGATGTTTCTCTGGTGGATACTACAGTAGAGGATACGTATGAAGTAACCTATACTGTTTCTGATGATGACGGAAATACCACTACGGCTTCACGTATGGTTAATGTTGTCCGCGATCCTAATGGCAATCAGCCTCCAACGGCGAATGCTATTACGAGAACTAGTACCAATACAGAAGCATCAATTTTTTCTGTTTTGGAGGCTACCAGTGACCCGGAATCAGATCCCATTGCACTAATGAGTCTAGGAAGTGTTATTCCAGCGGAAGCAGGTACGGTTTCTTTCACAGGCTCAACAATTAGTTTTAGTCCTGCTGCTGGTTATGTAGGTACTGCAGAATTTACTTATACCATAAATGATGGTAGGGTGTGGAATGAAGCAACAGGAACTGTAGTGCTAACAATAACCCAAGGAAATAGACCCCCAGTAGCAGTAGCAGAATTGTTAACAGATTATGATCCTACAACCTTAACGAGAAGCTTTAGTGGTGTTGGCTCGTCTGATCCTGACGGTGATACGCTAACCTACCAGTGGGGTTTTAGAGATTTTGCAAATCCAATTTCAGGAGCTTTCGGCGACAATACATCATGGCCTTTCACTTCTGCAGGTACCTATCAAGTAACTTTAACGGTATTTGACGGTAATGGAGAGCAAGATTCAGATACCATAGAGGTGGTCGTAGATGAGGCTTCTAATATTATTTTTTCTGATGGGAAGATTATATTGTCTTTATATAAAACGGACTATGGAAGTTTGAAAATACAAGGGGTAGTAAGTGTAGTTAATAATCCAACTAGTTTTATAATTGAAGCTAAAGATCTTCTTATGAGTTCTATTTTCACAATTAATGGACAAGAATATTCTGTCTCTACAACATTCAGTAATCCAAATAGTTTTATTACTACTCCAATATTTCCTATAGGAGATTATACTTATGAATTTGAGATTTTTAATCATATATCAGGTGGGGTCTCTGAAGTCAATGGCACGGTTAGTGAAAATAACTGA